One genomic segment of Anguilla anguilla isolate fAngAng1 chromosome 2, fAngAng1.pri, whole genome shotgun sequence includes these proteins:
- the caskin1 gene encoding caskin-1 isoform X1, whose translation MGKDQELLQAVKTEDLLTVQKLLQRPKPGKAKLLGSAKRVNVNFQDTDGFAALHHAALNGNMELISLLLESQATVDMKDQKGMRPLHYAAWQGKSEPMKMLLKSGSSVNGQSDEGQIPLHLAAQHGHYDVSEMLLQHQSNPCIVDNAGKTPLDLACEFGRVGVVQLLLSSNMCAALLEPKPGDATDPNGTSPLHLAAKNGHIDIIRLLIQAGIDINRQTKSGTALHEAALCGKTEVVRLLLDSGINAGVRNTYSQTALDIVNQFTTTQASREIKQMLRDASAALQVRALKDYCNNYDLTSLNIKAGDVITVLEQHPDGRWKGCIHDNRTGNDRVGYFPSNMVEVISKRAGSWNTVICSQQYQTIQLCAPACGPAAVVNGDSYHQIHILPPPPPPPPHSHQPLFTSFGYNRSQSTSEELHCAKGSRGSESSPHGSPTPASGTQGGASEEIWVLRKPYAGGDRSSMGSSGSVASARSSGSGQSAGTNAHILHAQAEGVKLLATVLSQSAKAKEHLLEQSKSLEQSTGSSSRTPSSSSCPYHEPPYGEPVSQRKGEVLPDGKSSEAVIQWLSEFQLQVYAPNFISAGYDIATISRMTPEDLTAVGVTKPGHRKKMTSEINKLSVTEWLPDQKPANLAEWLSMIGLTQYYQILVQNGYENIDFITDITWEDLQEIGITKLGHQKKLMLAVKKLAEMQKASEGRGTLRKKPPPAQEVMAIESPPHDSAECMSPKMSSFQDSELSNELQTAMNRGGEVQEGAEVRPGGGQMSQRMRSMHENSLSKSRDGDETSGPPRKEARTARQGSHAQGLQRANVPPPLGKPRPAPSYTPPQTPTKTKPSSPQTMGPPQASAKVKPTPQLLAQTERPMSPRSIPQSPTHRGYAHAAPQHMESVEGPPAQQPPVSVPLLCLPPEGDEYEEDQGLPKKRAHSLSRYAAFDGERERDELMVPDTTKYATMQARVGRSSSVRAQLDKNVNRSQSFALRPKKKGPPPPPPKRSSSTISSTNLEDEARDGGGGDLLGVTYHERRRASDLGGMVDTGSAGSVKSIAAMLEMSSIGGGPKALAFQRSLCGSGCYLQVNPVHGKHRDGIGLDGEVVNRRRTISGPVTGLVTAARREQGPESPRDRLAPEPLPGSANSSAENLPFAEDGNLTIKQRPRLGAEGDGLADSVYSLPQEELSRMDATATMKRRLRPKHHPDSVKFQLIESNTVKRRPKSKDKDSLEMPELPPYQNGTSTVKRRPVSEMSVMEQPRPQDNGEGPPRRDSADFSSHTVQAEPRKPIKPPVSPKPVLAQQMKKQGPPMPSAKRVPIPGPGGPGSPDVKRVPPPISPKPSPPPTAPKPAKVLQNISVTPPSTPTPGKQAASTPPSLSAGTTRPHTPPTPQTPGTPQTPGSLTPGPTPPPVKPPRSSISGVSVDIAGPVESAQQKLEETSASLAAALQAVEEKIKQEDGQKDSVAEDKSTVSILDDIGSMFDDLADQLDAMLE comes from the exons GTTCGCCGCGCTGCACCATGCCGCCCTCAACGGGAACATGGAGCTCATCTCCCTGCTGCTGGAGTCCCAGGCCACTGTGGACATGAAGGACCAGAAAG GAATGCGCCCGCTGCACTACGCGGCCTGGCAGGGGAAGTCGGAGCCCATGAAGATGCTGCTGAAGTCGGGGTCCTCGGTGAACGGGCAGTCCGACGAGGGCCAGATCCCGCTGCACCTCGCAGCGCAACACGGGCACTACGATGTG tcagAGATGTTACTCCAGCACCAGTCAAACCCATGCATTGTGGACAATGCTGGGAAAACCCCTCTGGACCTGGCCTGTGAATTTGGTAGAGTGGGC GTCGTTCAGCTGTTGCTCAGCAGTAACATGtgcgccgccctgctggagcCCAAACCCGGCGACGCCACTGACCCCAACGGCACCAGCCCCCTGCACCTCGCCGCCAAGAACGGTCACATTGACATCatcag GCTGCTTATCCAGGCTGGCATCGACATCAACCGGCAGACCAAGTCAGGCACTGCCCTGCACGAGGCGGCACTGTGTGGCAAAACTGAGGTGGTGCGGCTGCTGCTGGAT AGTGGCATCAACGCCGGAGTGAGGAACACTTACAGCCAGACAGCGCTGGACATTGTAAACCAGTTCACCACCACTCAGGCCAGCCGGGAGATCAAGCAGATGCTCCGGg ATGCCTCTGCAGCCCTGCAGGTCAGGGCCCTGAAGGATTACTGCAACAACTATGACCTGACCAGTCTGAACATAAAGGCAGGCGATGTCATCACG GTGCTGGAGCAACACCCTGATGGCCGGTGGAAGGGCTGTATCCATGACAACCGCACAGGAAATGACAGAGTGGGCTACTTCCCCTCCAACATGGTGGAGGTGATCAGCAAGAGGGCAG GTTCATGGAACACAGTCATTTGTAGCCAACAGTATCAAACGATACAGCTCTGTGCGCCGGCGTGCGGCCCTGCCGCCGTGGTGAACGGGGACTCTTACCATCAGATCCATATCCTGccgcctcctccacctccgccaCCACATTCCCATCAGCCACTTTTCACTTCCTTTGGCTATAACAGGTCCCAGAGCACCTCAGAAGAGCTGCACTGTGCAAAAG GTTCCAGAGGCTCTGAGTCCAGCCCCCACGgctcccccaccccagccagCGGCACCCAGGGCGGCGCCAGCGAGGAAATCTGGGTGCTGCGCAAGCCCTACGCAG GTGGAGACCGCAGCAGCATGGGCAGCTCGGGCAGCGTGGCCAGCGCCCGGTCCTCGGGGAGTGGGCAGAGCGCTGGCACCAACGCGCACATCCTGCACGCCCAGGCGGAGGGCGTCAAG CTCCTGGCCACAGTGCTCTCTCAGTCTGCGAAGGCCAAGGAACACCTGCTGGAGCAGTCAAAATCTCTGGAGCAGTCCACAG gctcCTCCTCCCGCACCCCGAGTTCATCAAGCTGCCCCTACCATGAGCCGCCGTATGGGGAACCAGTGTCACAGCGGAAGGGGGAGGTGCTGCCTGATGGGAAG AGCTCAGAGGCTGTTATCCAATGGCTGAGCGAGTTTCAGCTGCAAGTCTACGCTCCAAACTTCATCAGCGCGGGCTATGACATTGCCACCATTAGCCGAATGACCCCCGAG GACCTGACTGCTGTTGGGGTGACTAAGCCAGGACACCGTAAGAAGATGACCTCCGAGATTAACAAGCTGAGTGTCACGGAGTGGCTCCCGGACCAAAAGCCT GCAAACCTGGCAGAGTGGCTGTCTATGATTGGACTGACCCAGTATTACCAGATTCTGGTCCAAAATGGCTATGAGAATATCGACTTCATCACTGACATCACCTGGGAGGATTTACAGGAGATTGGAATTACAAAACTTG GGCACCAGAAGAAGCTGATGCTGGCTGTGAAGAAGCTGGCAGAGATGCAAAAGGCATCAGAGGGGCGAGGCACTCTGCGCAAGAAGCCGCCCCCTGCCCAGGAAGTGATGGCCATCGAGAGCCCTCCCCACGACAGCGCCGAGTGCATGTCCCCCAAGATGAGCTCCTTCCAGGACAGCGAGCTAAGCAACGAGCTGCAGACGGCCATGAACCGCGGCGgggaggtgcaggagggggcggaggtCCGGCCGGGCGGGGGCCAGATGTCCCAGCGCATGCGCAGCATGCACGAAAACAGTCTCAGTAAGAGCCGGGATGGGGACGAAACCAGCGGCCCTCCAAGGAAGGAGGCCCGAACTGCGCGGCAGGGCAGCCACGCCCAGGGGCTGCAGAGGGCCAATGTCCCGCCTCCACTGGGCAAACCACGCCCAGCACCCTCCTACACCCCGCCACAGACTCCCACCAAGACCAAGCCATCCTCCCCGCAGACTATGGGGCCTCCACAGGCCTCTGCCAAGGTGAAGCCCACCCCACAGCTCCTGGCCCAGACAGAGCGGCCCATGTCCCCCCGCTCCATCCCACAgtcccccacacacagaggctACGCCCACGCCGCGCCGCAGCACATGGAGAGCGTGGAGGGGCCACCGGCCCAGCAGCCGCCCGTCTCGGTGCCCCTGCTGTGCCTGCCCCCGGAGGGGGACGAGTACGAGGAGGACCAGGGCCTGCCCAAGAAGCGTGCGCACAGCCTGAGCCGCTACGCCGCGTTTGACGGCGAGCGGGAGCGTGATGAGCTCATGGTCCCCGACACCACCAAGTACGCCACCATGCAGGCCCGGGTCGGCCGCAGCAGCTCCGTCCGGGCCCAGTTGGACAAGAACGTCAACCGGAGCCAGTCCTTCGCCCTCCGGCCCAAGAAGAAggggcccccgccccctccgcccaaGCGCTCCAGCTCCACCATCTCCAGCACCAACCTGGAGGATGAGGCCAGAGACGGGGGCGGAGGAGACCTGCTGGGGGTCACCTACCACGAGCGGCGCCGCGCCAGCGACTTGGGCGGCATGGTGGACACGGGCAGCGCGGGCAGCGTAAAGAGCATCGCGGCCATGCTGGAGATGTCCTCCATCGGGGGTGGGCCCAAGGCCCTGGCTTTTCAGAGGTCCCTGTGTGGCAGTGGCTGTTACCTGCAG GTCAATCCAGTCCATGGGAAGCATCGTGATGGCATCGGGCTGGACGGGGAGGTGGTGAACCGCCGCAGGACGATCAGTGGACCAGTGACCGGGCTGGTGACGGCCGCGCGAAGAGAACAGGGCCCCGAGTCGCCACGAGACAGGCTGGCTCCAGAGCCGCTGCCTGGCTCCGCCAACAGCTCGGCAGAGAACCTGCCTTTCGCTGAGGACGGCAACCTTACCATCAAACAGAGGCCGCGGCTGGGAGCAGAGGGCGACGGCCTGGCGGACAGTGTCTACTCCCTGCCTCAAGAGGAGCTGTCCCGCATGGACGCCACGGCAACGATGAAGAGGAGGCTCCGGCCCAAGCACCACCCAGACAGCGTCAAGTTCCAGCTCATCGAATCCAACACCGTCAAGCGCCGACCCAAAAGCAAAGATAAGGACTCGTTGGAGATGCCGGAATTACCACCCTACCAGAACGGCACCAGTACGGTGAAGAGACGGCCGGTGTCGGAGATGAGCGTAATGGAGCAGCCCCGCCCTCAGGACAATGGGGAAGGGCCCCCCCGCAGGGACAGTGCCGACTTCAGCTCTCACACCGTCCAGGCTGAACCCCGGAAGCCCATCAAGCCCCCGGTATCCCCCAAACCTGTGCTCGCCCAGCAAATGAAGAAGCAGGGTCCCCCAATGCCCTCTGCCAAGAGAGTCCCCATCCCTGGACCGGGCGGCCCTGGCAGCCCAG ATGTGAAACGAGTGCCCCCTCCGATTTCACCAAAACCCAGCCCTCCTCCCACGGCTCCCAAACCAGCCAAAGTGCTGCAGAACATCAGCGTGACCCCtccatccacccccacccctggcaAACAAGCCGCCAGTACGCCCCCTTCGCTGTCTGCTGGCACCACCAGGCCCCACACTCCCCCGACCCCCCAGACCCCTGGAACCCCTCAGACTCCAGGTTCCCTCACGCCGGGCCCCACACCCCCGCCGGTCAAGCCCCCTCGCTCCTCCATCAGCGGAGTGTCCGTGGACATCGCAGGCCCGGTGGAGTCGGCAcagcagaagctggaggagaCCAGCGCCTCCCTAGCCGCTGCCCTGCAGGCTGTGGAGGAGAAGATCAAACAGGAGGATGGGCAGAAAGA CTCGGTAGCCGAAGACAAGAGCACAGTGAGCATCCTGGATGACATTGGCAGCATGTTCGACGACCTGGCTGACCAGCTGGACGCCATGCTGGAGTGA
- the caskin1 gene encoding caskin-1 isoform X2: MGKDQELLQAVKTEDLLTVQKLLQRPKPGKAKLLGSAKRVNVNFQDTDGFAALHHAALNGNMELISLLLESQATVDMKDQKGMRPLHYAAWQGKSEPMKMLLKSGSSVNGQSDEGQIPLHLAAQHGHYDVSEMLLQHQSNPCIVDNAGKTPLDLACEFGRVGVVQLLLSSNMCAALLEPKPGDATDPNGTSPLHLAAKNGHIDIIRLLIQAGIDINRQTKSGTALHEAALCGKTEVVRLLLDSGINAGVRNTYSQTALDIVNQFTTTQASREIKQMLRDASAALQVRALKDYCNNYDLTSLNIKAGDVITVLEQHPDGRWKGCIHDNRTGNDRVGYFPSNMVEVISKRAGSWNTVICSQQYQTIQLCAPACGPAAVVNGDSYHQIHILPPPPPPPPHSHQPLFTSFGYNRSQSTSEELHCAKGSRGSESSPHGSPTPASGTQGGASEEIWVLRKPYAGGDRSSMGSSGSVASARSSGSGQSAGTNAHILHAQAEGVKLLATVLSQSAKAKEHLLEQSKSLEQSTGSSSRTPSSSSCPYHEPPYGEPVSQRKGEVLPDGKDLTAVGVTKPGHRKKMTSEINKLSVTEWLPDQKPANLAEWLSMIGLTQYYQILVQNGYENIDFITDITWEDLQEIGITKLGHQKKLMLAVKKLAEMQKASEGRGTLRKKPPPAQEVMAIESPPHDSAECMSPKMSSFQDSELSNELQTAMNRGGEVQEGAEVRPGGGQMSQRMRSMHENSLSKSRDGDETSGPPRKEARTARQGSHAQGLQRANVPPPLGKPRPAPSYTPPQTPTKTKPSSPQTMGPPQASAKVKPTPQLLAQTERPMSPRSIPQSPTHRGYAHAAPQHMESVEGPPAQQPPVSVPLLCLPPEGDEYEEDQGLPKKRAHSLSRYAAFDGERERDELMVPDTTKYATMQARVGRSSSVRAQLDKNVNRSQSFALRPKKKGPPPPPPKRSSSTISSTNLEDEARDGGGGDLLGVTYHERRRASDLGGMVDTGSAGSVKSIAAMLEMSSIGGGPKALAFQRSLCGSGCYLQVNPVHGKHRDGIGLDGEVVNRRRTISGPVTGLVTAARREQGPESPRDRLAPEPLPGSANSSAENLPFAEDGNLTIKQRPRLGAEGDGLADSVYSLPQEELSRMDATATMKRRLRPKHHPDSVKFQLIESNTVKRRPKSKDKDSLEMPELPPYQNGTSTVKRRPVSEMSVMEQPRPQDNGEGPPRRDSADFSSHTVQAEPRKPIKPPVSPKPVLAQQMKKQGPPMPSAKRVPIPGPGGPGSPDVKRVPPPISPKPSPPPTAPKPAKVLQNISVTPPSTPTPGKQAASTPPSLSAGTTRPHTPPTPQTPGTPQTPGSLTPGPTPPPVKPPRSSISGVSVDIAGPVESAQQKLEETSASLAAALQAVEEKIKQEDGQKDSVAEDKSTVSILDDIGSMFDDLADQLDAMLE; this comes from the exons GTTCGCCGCGCTGCACCATGCCGCCCTCAACGGGAACATGGAGCTCATCTCCCTGCTGCTGGAGTCCCAGGCCACTGTGGACATGAAGGACCAGAAAG GAATGCGCCCGCTGCACTACGCGGCCTGGCAGGGGAAGTCGGAGCCCATGAAGATGCTGCTGAAGTCGGGGTCCTCGGTGAACGGGCAGTCCGACGAGGGCCAGATCCCGCTGCACCTCGCAGCGCAACACGGGCACTACGATGTG tcagAGATGTTACTCCAGCACCAGTCAAACCCATGCATTGTGGACAATGCTGGGAAAACCCCTCTGGACCTGGCCTGTGAATTTGGTAGAGTGGGC GTCGTTCAGCTGTTGCTCAGCAGTAACATGtgcgccgccctgctggagcCCAAACCCGGCGACGCCACTGACCCCAACGGCACCAGCCCCCTGCACCTCGCCGCCAAGAACGGTCACATTGACATCatcag GCTGCTTATCCAGGCTGGCATCGACATCAACCGGCAGACCAAGTCAGGCACTGCCCTGCACGAGGCGGCACTGTGTGGCAAAACTGAGGTGGTGCGGCTGCTGCTGGAT AGTGGCATCAACGCCGGAGTGAGGAACACTTACAGCCAGACAGCGCTGGACATTGTAAACCAGTTCACCACCACTCAGGCCAGCCGGGAGATCAAGCAGATGCTCCGGg ATGCCTCTGCAGCCCTGCAGGTCAGGGCCCTGAAGGATTACTGCAACAACTATGACCTGACCAGTCTGAACATAAAGGCAGGCGATGTCATCACG GTGCTGGAGCAACACCCTGATGGCCGGTGGAAGGGCTGTATCCATGACAACCGCACAGGAAATGACAGAGTGGGCTACTTCCCCTCCAACATGGTGGAGGTGATCAGCAAGAGGGCAG GTTCATGGAACACAGTCATTTGTAGCCAACAGTATCAAACGATACAGCTCTGTGCGCCGGCGTGCGGCCCTGCCGCCGTGGTGAACGGGGACTCTTACCATCAGATCCATATCCTGccgcctcctccacctccgccaCCACATTCCCATCAGCCACTTTTCACTTCCTTTGGCTATAACAGGTCCCAGAGCACCTCAGAAGAGCTGCACTGTGCAAAAG GTTCCAGAGGCTCTGAGTCCAGCCCCCACGgctcccccaccccagccagCGGCACCCAGGGCGGCGCCAGCGAGGAAATCTGGGTGCTGCGCAAGCCCTACGCAG GTGGAGACCGCAGCAGCATGGGCAGCTCGGGCAGCGTGGCCAGCGCCCGGTCCTCGGGGAGTGGGCAGAGCGCTGGCACCAACGCGCACATCCTGCACGCCCAGGCGGAGGGCGTCAAG CTCCTGGCCACAGTGCTCTCTCAGTCTGCGAAGGCCAAGGAACACCTGCTGGAGCAGTCAAAATCTCTGGAGCAGTCCACAG gctcCTCCTCCCGCACCCCGAGTTCATCAAGCTGCCCCTACCATGAGCCGCCGTATGGGGAACCAGTGTCACAGCGGAAGGGGGAGGTGCTGCCTGATGGGAAG GACCTGACTGCTGTTGGGGTGACTAAGCCAGGACACCGTAAGAAGATGACCTCCGAGATTAACAAGCTGAGTGTCACGGAGTGGCTCCCGGACCAAAAGCCT GCAAACCTGGCAGAGTGGCTGTCTATGATTGGACTGACCCAGTATTACCAGATTCTGGTCCAAAATGGCTATGAGAATATCGACTTCATCACTGACATCACCTGGGAGGATTTACAGGAGATTGGAATTACAAAACTTG GGCACCAGAAGAAGCTGATGCTGGCTGTGAAGAAGCTGGCAGAGATGCAAAAGGCATCAGAGGGGCGAGGCACTCTGCGCAAGAAGCCGCCCCCTGCCCAGGAAGTGATGGCCATCGAGAGCCCTCCCCACGACAGCGCCGAGTGCATGTCCCCCAAGATGAGCTCCTTCCAGGACAGCGAGCTAAGCAACGAGCTGCAGACGGCCATGAACCGCGGCGgggaggtgcaggagggggcggaggtCCGGCCGGGCGGGGGCCAGATGTCCCAGCGCATGCGCAGCATGCACGAAAACAGTCTCAGTAAGAGCCGGGATGGGGACGAAACCAGCGGCCCTCCAAGGAAGGAGGCCCGAACTGCGCGGCAGGGCAGCCACGCCCAGGGGCTGCAGAGGGCCAATGTCCCGCCTCCACTGGGCAAACCACGCCCAGCACCCTCCTACACCCCGCCACAGACTCCCACCAAGACCAAGCCATCCTCCCCGCAGACTATGGGGCCTCCACAGGCCTCTGCCAAGGTGAAGCCCACCCCACAGCTCCTGGCCCAGACAGAGCGGCCCATGTCCCCCCGCTCCATCCCACAgtcccccacacacagaggctACGCCCACGCCGCGCCGCAGCACATGGAGAGCGTGGAGGGGCCACCGGCCCAGCAGCCGCCCGTCTCGGTGCCCCTGCTGTGCCTGCCCCCGGAGGGGGACGAGTACGAGGAGGACCAGGGCCTGCCCAAGAAGCGTGCGCACAGCCTGAGCCGCTACGCCGCGTTTGACGGCGAGCGGGAGCGTGATGAGCTCATGGTCCCCGACACCACCAAGTACGCCACCATGCAGGCCCGGGTCGGCCGCAGCAGCTCCGTCCGGGCCCAGTTGGACAAGAACGTCAACCGGAGCCAGTCCTTCGCCCTCCGGCCCAAGAAGAAggggcccccgccccctccgcccaaGCGCTCCAGCTCCACCATCTCCAGCACCAACCTGGAGGATGAGGCCAGAGACGGGGGCGGAGGAGACCTGCTGGGGGTCACCTACCACGAGCGGCGCCGCGCCAGCGACTTGGGCGGCATGGTGGACACGGGCAGCGCGGGCAGCGTAAAGAGCATCGCGGCCATGCTGGAGATGTCCTCCATCGGGGGTGGGCCCAAGGCCCTGGCTTTTCAGAGGTCCCTGTGTGGCAGTGGCTGTTACCTGCAG GTCAATCCAGTCCATGGGAAGCATCGTGATGGCATCGGGCTGGACGGGGAGGTGGTGAACCGCCGCAGGACGATCAGTGGACCAGTGACCGGGCTGGTGACGGCCGCGCGAAGAGAACAGGGCCCCGAGTCGCCACGAGACAGGCTGGCTCCAGAGCCGCTGCCTGGCTCCGCCAACAGCTCGGCAGAGAACCTGCCTTTCGCTGAGGACGGCAACCTTACCATCAAACAGAGGCCGCGGCTGGGAGCAGAGGGCGACGGCCTGGCGGACAGTGTCTACTCCCTGCCTCAAGAGGAGCTGTCCCGCATGGACGCCACGGCAACGATGAAGAGGAGGCTCCGGCCCAAGCACCACCCAGACAGCGTCAAGTTCCAGCTCATCGAATCCAACACCGTCAAGCGCCGACCCAAAAGCAAAGATAAGGACTCGTTGGAGATGCCGGAATTACCACCCTACCAGAACGGCACCAGTACGGTGAAGAGACGGCCGGTGTCGGAGATGAGCGTAATGGAGCAGCCCCGCCCTCAGGACAATGGGGAAGGGCCCCCCCGCAGGGACAGTGCCGACTTCAGCTCTCACACCGTCCAGGCTGAACCCCGGAAGCCCATCAAGCCCCCGGTATCCCCCAAACCTGTGCTCGCCCAGCAAATGAAGAAGCAGGGTCCCCCAATGCCCTCTGCCAAGAGAGTCCCCATCCCTGGACCGGGCGGCCCTGGCAGCCCAG ATGTGAAACGAGTGCCCCCTCCGATTTCACCAAAACCCAGCCCTCCTCCCACGGCTCCCAAACCAGCCAAAGTGCTGCAGAACATCAGCGTGACCCCtccatccacccccacccctggcaAACAAGCCGCCAGTACGCCCCCTTCGCTGTCTGCTGGCACCACCAGGCCCCACACTCCCCCGACCCCCCAGACCCCTGGAACCCCTCAGACTCCAGGTTCCCTCACGCCGGGCCCCACACCCCCGCCGGTCAAGCCCCCTCGCTCCTCCATCAGCGGAGTGTCCGTGGACATCGCAGGCCCGGTGGAGTCGGCAcagcagaagctggaggagaCCAGCGCCTCCCTAGCCGCTGCCCTGCAGGCTGTGGAGGAGAAGATCAAACAGGAGGATGGGCAGAAAGA CTCGGTAGCCGAAGACAAGAGCACAGTGAGCATCCTGGATGACATTGGCAGCATGTTCGACGACCTGGCTGACCAGCTGGACGCCATGCTGGAGTGA